One Frankia alni ACN14a DNA window includes the following coding sequences:
- the argC gene encoding N-acetyl-gamma-glutamyl-phosphate reductase encodes MGVTAAVAGASGYGGGELLRLLLAHPEIEIGALAANTSVGLPVTDVHPNLPDLEGRVFTDAETLAAAEADVVFLALPHGQSAAVAATLPSTVRVVDLGADHRLADSEAWRRAYGGEHAGTWTYGMPELPGARARIAASRRVAAPGCYPTASSLALAPLLAAGLVEPQDLSVVAASGTSGAGRSAKVNLLGSEVMGDLTAYKVGTHQHRPEIVQALSGVAGTAVSLSFTPVLAPLPRGILATCSGRATPGTDADAVYEALRSAYAGEPFVRVLPPGRWPHAAATLGGNAVHIQGTFDAESGRAIVVSAIDNLGKGAAGQALQCANLMLGLPETAGLTAQGIAP; translated from the coding sequence ATGGGAGTGACCGCAGCAGTGGCAGGGGCGAGCGGGTACGGCGGCGGGGAGCTTCTCCGCCTGCTGCTCGCCCACCCGGAGATCGAGATCGGCGCGCTGGCGGCGAACACGTCGGTCGGCCTGCCCGTGACGGACGTGCACCCGAACCTGCCCGACCTGGAAGGCCGCGTCTTCACCGACGCCGAGACCCTCGCCGCGGCCGAGGCGGACGTCGTCTTCCTCGCCCTGCCGCACGGGCAGTCGGCGGCGGTGGCGGCGACCCTGCCGAGCACCGTCCGCGTCGTCGACCTCGGTGCCGACCACCGCCTTGCCGACTCCGAGGCGTGGCGACGCGCCTACGGTGGCGAGCACGCCGGCACCTGGACCTACGGCATGCCCGAGCTGCCCGGGGCGCGGGCTCGGATCGCCGCGAGCCGCCGAGTCGCGGCGCCGGGCTGCTACCCGACCGCCTCCTCGCTCGCCCTCGCGCCGCTGTTGGCCGCGGGCCTCGTCGAGCCGCAGGACCTCAGCGTCGTCGCCGCCAGCGGCACCTCCGGCGCGGGCCGGTCGGCCAAGGTCAACCTGCTCGGCAGCGAGGTGATGGGCGACCTCACCGCCTACAAGGTCGGCACCCACCAGCACCGTCCGGAGATCGTGCAGGCCCTGTCCGGCGTGGCCGGGACCGCGGTGAGCCTGTCCTTCACCCCCGTGCTCGCCCCACTGCCCCGCGGCATCCTCGCGACCTGCTCCGGGCGGGCCACCCCCGGCACCGACGCGGACGCCGTGTACGAGGCGCTGCGCTCGGCCTACGCGGGCGAGCCGTTCGTCCGGGTGCTGCCGCCCGGGCGGTGGCCGCACGCCGCGGCGACCCTCGGCGGCAACGCCGTGCACATCCAGGGAACCTTCGACGCCGAGTCCGGGCGGGCGATCGTCGTGTCCGCCATCGACAACCTCGGAAAGGGCGCCGCGGGCCAGGCGCTGCAGTGCGCCAACCTCATGCTCGGCCTGCCCGAGACCGCCGGCCTGACCGCCCAGGGCATCGCCCCGTGA
- a CDS encoding acetylornithine transaminase gives MTADLLARRDAVVMATYGRPTISLVRGQGTRVWDDAGREYLDLLGGIAVSVLGHGHPAIRAAVVDQFDTLGHVSNLYANEPQVRLAERLVELLAAGAPAPGLPAGGAKTFFANSGAEANEAAIKIARRTGRPEIIAAEGAFHGRTLGALSITGQPAKRAPFEPLLPGVRFVPYGDAAALRAAVGERTAAVFLEPTLGEAGVVPPPPGYLAQARAACDDAGALLVFDEVQSGIGRTGSWFAHQAAGVQPDIVTLAKGLGGGLPIGACIGIGAAADLLRPGDHGSTFGGGPIVCAAALAVLDTIAAEGLLDHATRLGDRLAAQIVAAGIPGVIGVRGVGLWRAIELDGPFAPAVETAARAAGYLVNAVAPDAVRLAPPLILTDAEADAFAAALPAIVGAARDGASLSERASKVTA, from the coding sequence ATGACCGCCGATCTGCTCGCCCGGCGCGACGCCGTCGTGATGGCGACCTACGGCCGTCCGACGATCTCCCTGGTCCGCGGGCAGGGCACCCGGGTGTGGGACGACGCCGGGCGTGAGTACCTCGACCTGCTTGGCGGGATCGCCGTCAGCGTGCTGGGTCACGGCCACCCGGCGATCCGGGCCGCCGTCGTCGACCAGTTCGACACCCTCGGCCACGTGTCGAACCTGTACGCCAACGAGCCGCAGGTGCGCCTGGCCGAGCGGCTCGTCGAGCTGCTCGCCGCGGGCGCCCCGGCCCCGGGCCTGCCCGCCGGCGGCGCGAAGACCTTCTTCGCGAACTCCGGCGCCGAGGCCAACGAGGCCGCCATCAAGATCGCCCGACGCACCGGCCGGCCGGAGATCATCGCCGCCGAGGGCGCGTTCCACGGCCGTACCCTCGGGGCGCTGTCCATCACCGGGCAGCCGGCCAAGCGCGCGCCGTTCGAGCCGCTGCTGCCGGGCGTGCGGTTCGTGCCCTACGGCGACGCCGCCGCGCTGCGGGCCGCGGTCGGCGAGCGGACCGCGGCGGTGTTCCTGGAGCCGACCCTCGGGGAGGCCGGCGTGGTCCCGCCGCCGCCGGGCTACCTGGCGCAGGCGCGGGCGGCCTGCGACGACGCCGGGGCGCTGCTGGTGTTCGACGAGGTGCAGAGCGGCATCGGCCGGACCGGCTCCTGGTTCGCCCACCAGGCCGCCGGCGTCCAACCGGACATCGTCACCCTGGCCAAGGGCCTCGGCGGCGGCCTGCCGATCGGCGCCTGCATCGGCATCGGCGCCGCGGCGGACCTGCTGCGTCCTGGTGATCACGGCAGCACGTTCGGCGGCGGCCCGATCGTCTGCGCGGCGGCCCTGGCCGTGCTCGACACGATCGCCGCCGAGGGGCTGCTCGACCACGCGACGCGGCTGGGCGACCGCCTCGCCGCCCAGATCGTCGCGGCGGGGATCCCGGGTGTCATCGGGGTGCGCGGCGTCGGCCTGTGGCGGGCGATCGAGCTCGACGGCCCGTTCGCCCCGGCGGTGGAGACGGCGGCCCGCGCGGCCGGCTACCTGGTCAACGCGGTCGCCCCGGACGCCGTCCGGCTCGCCCCGCCGCTGATCCTCACCGACGCCGAGGCGGACGCCTTCGCCGCGGCGCTACCCGCGATCGTCGGCGCCGCCCGTGACGGCGCGAGCCTGTCGGAGCGAGCCTCTAAGGTCACCGCATGA
- the argJ gene encoding bifunctional glutamate N-acetyltransferase/amino-acid acetyltransferase ArgJ translates to MSVTAPKGFRAAGVAAGLKPSGRPDIALVVNDGPSDAAAGVFTRNRIQAAPVLWTRQTLADGRLRAVVLNSGGANACTGPGGFADTHATAEHVAAGLGLGAGDVAVCSTGLIGVRLPMDILLAGVTRAVADLADTGGDDAAEAIRTTDTVAKTAVRTSTATPGVTVGAMGKGAAMLAPSLATMLVVVTTDAVADAATLDRVVRQASRVTFERVDSDGCLSTNDTVLLLASGSAGVTLPEAELTELVAAVCADLAQQMLDDAEGSTKTIAITVTGAASEADALEVGRSVARNNLLKCALYGKDPNWGRVLAAVGTTQAAFEPDQLDVSMNGVQVCRAGAPGEDRDLVDLSDRRIDILVDLHAGGEELTIWTNDLTDGYVYENSAYST, encoded by the coding sequence GTGAGCGTCACCGCCCCGAAGGGCTTCCGGGCCGCCGGAGTCGCGGCCGGACTGAAGCCGTCCGGGCGTCCGGACATCGCCCTCGTCGTCAACGACGGGCCGTCCGACGCCGCCGCCGGCGTGTTCACCCGCAACCGGATCCAGGCCGCGCCCGTGCTGTGGACCCGCCAGACCCTCGCCGACGGCCGGCTGCGTGCCGTCGTCCTCAACTCCGGCGGCGCCAACGCCTGCACCGGGCCGGGCGGCTTCGCCGACACCCACGCCACGGCCGAGCACGTCGCGGCCGGGCTCGGCCTCGGCGCCGGGGACGTCGCGGTCTGCTCCACCGGGCTGATCGGCGTCCGGCTGCCGATGGACATCCTGCTCGCCGGGGTCACCAGGGCCGTCGCGGACCTCGCCGACACCGGCGGCGACGACGCGGCCGAGGCGATCCGCACCACCGACACCGTCGCGAAGACCGCGGTGCGGACCTCGACCGCCACGCCGGGGGTGACCGTCGGCGCGATGGGCAAGGGCGCGGCGATGCTGGCCCCGTCGCTGGCGACCATGCTCGTCGTCGTGACCACCGACGCCGTCGCCGACGCCGCGACCCTCGACCGGGTGGTGCGCCAGGCGTCGCGGGTCACCTTCGAGCGGGTCGACTCCGACGGCTGCCTGTCCACCAACGACACCGTGCTGCTGCTCGCCTCGGGCTCCGCCGGGGTGACGCTGCCCGAGGCCGAGCTCACCGAGCTCGTCGCCGCGGTGTGCGCGGACCTCGCCCAGCAGATGCTCGACGACGCCGAGGGTTCCACGAAGACCATCGCGATCACCGTCACCGGGGCCGCGAGCGAGGCCGACGCCCTGGAGGTCGGCCGGTCCGTGGCCCGCAACAACCTGCTCAAGTGCGCCCTCTACGGCAAGGACCCGAACTGGGGGCGCGTCCTCGCCGCGGTCGGCACCACCCAGGCAGCCTTCGAGCCCGACCAGCTCGACGTGTCCATGAACGGCGTGCAGGTGTGCCGGGCCGGCGCGCCCGGGGAGGACCGCGACCTCGTCGACCTCTCCGACCGGCGGATCGACATCCTCGTCGACCTGCACGCCGGCGGCGAGGAACTCACCATCTGGACGAACGACCTGACCGACGGCTACGTCTACGAGAACTCGGCCTACTCGACATGA
- the pheT gene encoding phenylalanine--tRNA ligase subunit beta — MLIVMSWLREYVEGLPPTRAVADALIRAGFEVEGLRGVGSDVSGVVVGEIVDFEIVETKKKAVRWCQVRVAAGEASSAPGVRGIICGAHNFAVGDRVAVALPGAMLPGGFAITARKTYGHVSDGMICSARELGIGDEHDGILVLPPSAPLGADVTELLDLVDEILDIAVTPDRGYALSVRGIAREAATAFALPFTDPGAPRSGQAAAGEGAAGEAYPVVVEDTAGCDRYVARVVTGVDPAAVTPLTWSRRLALAGMRPISVPVDVTNAVLLGLGQPLHAFDRAKLTGAIIVRRAEAGETLRTLDGVERTLDPEDLVIADDTGPIALAGVMGGASTEISTQTTDIVLEAAHFDPISVARTARRHRLSSEASRRFERGVDPALAPVAAATAVDLLVELAGARPAAGVTDLDHRPAVAPVPLPLREPERLAGRPYSAEVVRRRLADVGCTVVGPAAGSAADSAAGEGVLVVSPPSWRPDLTRPADLVEEIVRLEGYDTIPVTLPLLPAGRGLTAAQRMHRAVGRALAYAGLAEVLTLPFVAADAADALSLPAEDKRRLAVRVANPIAEDAAYLRTTLLSGLIAAAVRNIGRGQQDLALFEIGRVFRELPGAPVRVPTPPVDRRPSAEEVAALDSVLPRQARHVAALLTGRREPAGWSTPGREADWADAVDAAQVVAEAVGLTLTVNAGDAMPWHPGRCAELTVGGRLVGFAGELHPRVLGDAGLPPRTVALELSLEVLVEAATAAPPIVAPVISTYPPADRDVALVVPTQVPVAEVTQALREGAGDLLESLTLFDVFEGAQVGAGQRSLAFGLRLRAADRTLTAAEANAVRDAAVDLAAQRTGAALRA; from the coding sequence ATGCTGATCGTGATGTCCTGGCTGCGGGAGTACGTCGAGGGGCTGCCACCCACCCGGGCGGTCGCCGACGCGCTGATCCGCGCCGGTTTCGAGGTCGAGGGGCTGCGCGGCGTCGGCAGCGACGTCTCCGGCGTCGTCGTCGGGGAGATCGTCGACTTCGAGATCGTGGAGACGAAGAAGAAGGCCGTCCGCTGGTGCCAGGTCCGTGTGGCGGCCGGCGAGGCCTCGTCCGCCCCCGGTGTGCGGGGGATCATCTGCGGGGCGCACAACTTCGCCGTCGGCGACCGGGTGGCCGTCGCGCTGCCCGGCGCGATGCTGCCCGGCGGGTTCGCCATCACGGCCCGCAAGACCTACGGCCACGTCAGCGACGGGATGATCTGCTCGGCCCGCGAGCTGGGCATCGGTGACGAGCACGACGGCATCCTCGTGCTCCCGCCGTCGGCCCCGCTCGGCGCCGACGTCACCGAACTGCTCGACCTCGTCGACGAGATCCTCGACATCGCCGTCACCCCCGACCGGGGGTACGCGCTGTCGGTGCGGGGCATCGCCCGGGAGGCGGCGACCGCCTTCGCGCTGCCCTTCACCGACCCGGGCGCCCCCCGTTCCGGGCAGGCCGCGGCCGGGGAGGGAGCGGCCGGGGAGGCGTATCCGGTCGTCGTCGAGGACACCGCGGGCTGCGACCGTTACGTCGCCCGGGTGGTCACCGGCGTCGATCCCGCGGCCGTCACGCCGTTGACCTGGTCGCGGCGGCTGGCGTTGGCCGGGATGCGGCCGATCTCCGTGCCCGTCGACGTCACCAACGCCGTCCTGCTCGGGCTCGGCCAGCCGCTGCACGCCTTCGACCGGGCGAAGCTCACCGGCGCCATCATCGTGCGCCGGGCCGAGGCGGGGGAGACGCTGCGCACCCTCGACGGGGTCGAGCGCACCCTCGACCCCGAGGACCTGGTCATCGCGGACGACACCGGCCCGATCGCGCTGGCCGGGGTGATGGGCGGCGCGAGCACGGAGATCTCCACGCAGACGACCGACATCGTGCTGGAGGCCGCGCACTTCGACCCGATCAGCGTCGCCCGCACGGCGCGGCGCCACCGGCTGTCGTCGGAGGCCTCGCGGCGCTTCGAGCGCGGTGTCGACCCGGCGCTCGCCCCGGTCGCCGCGGCGACGGCCGTCGACCTGCTCGTCGAACTCGCCGGCGCCCGCCCCGCCGCGGGGGTGACCGACCTCGACCACCGACCGGCCGTGGCGCCGGTGCCGCTGCCCCTGCGCGAGCCCGAGCGGCTCGCCGGCCGGCCGTACTCCGCCGAGGTCGTCCGCCGCCGCCTCGCCGACGTCGGCTGCACGGTCGTCGGCCCCGCCGCTGGCAGTGCCGCCGACAGCGCCGCCGGCGAGGGGGTCCTCGTCGTGTCGCCGCCGTCGTGGCGGCCCGACCTGACCCGACCCGCGGATCTCGTCGAGGAGATCGTGCGGCTGGAGGGGTACGACACGATCCCGGTGACCCTGCCGCTGCTGCCCGCCGGCCGCGGCCTGACCGCCGCGCAGCGGATGCACCGGGCGGTGGGCCGGGCGCTGGCATACGCCGGTCTGGCCGAGGTGCTGACCCTGCCGTTCGTGGCCGCGGATGCCGCCGACGCGCTCAGCCTGCCCGCGGAGGACAAGCGGCGCCTGGCCGTCCGGGTCGCCAACCCGATCGCCGAGGACGCCGCCTACCTGCGCACGACCCTGCTGTCCGGGCTGATCGCCGCCGCGGTGCGCAACATCGGCCGCGGCCAGCAGGACCTGGCCCTGTTCGAGATCGGCCGGGTCTTCCGGGAGCTGCCCGGCGCGCCGGTGCGGGTGCCGACGCCGCCGGTGGACCGCCGCCCGTCCGCCGAGGAGGTCGCCGCGTTGGACTCGGTCCTGCCCAGGCAGGCCCGTCACGTCGCGGCGCTGCTCACCGGTCGCCGGGAGCCGGCCGGCTGGTCGACGCCGGGCCGCGAGGCGGACTGGGCGGACGCCGTCGACGCCGCGCAGGTCGTCGCCGAGGCGGTCGGACTCACGCTGACCGTCAACGCCGGTGACGCCATGCCGTGGCATCCCGGCCGCTGCGCGGAGCTGACCGTGGGCGGCCGGCTCGTCGGTTTCGCCGGGGAACTGCACCCGCGGGTGCTCGGCGACGCCGGCCTGCCGCCGCGGACCGTCGCGCTGGAGCTCAGCCTCGAGGTCCTCGTCGAGGCCGCGACGGCGGCGCCGCCGATCGTCGCGCCGGTGATCTCCACCTACCCGCCGGCGGACCGGGACGTGGCGCTCGTCGTCCCGACCCAGGTACCCGTCGCCGAGGTGACCCAGGCGCTGCGCGAGGGCGCCGGCGACCTGCTGGAGTCGCTGACCCTCTTCGACGTGTTCGAGGGTGCCCAGGTCGGCGCCGGCCAGCGCTCCCTCGCCTTCGGCCTGCGGCTGCGGGCAGCGGACCGCACGCTGACCGCCGCCGAGGCCAACGCGGTGCGCGACGCCGCCGTCGACCTCGCCGCCCAGCGCACCGGCGCCGCCCTGCGCGCCTAG
- a CDS encoding TIGR04222 domain-containing membrane protein yields the protein MVIAIGHVALVIVAGGGAGPARRRPGSGGTGRGGRGGRARRIGSRGAGRPPGTVISRRPAVGADQDLRCAIHQEIDAHGERRIAELGRWLAGTPALAATRQRLCEEGLLPTVRQKRVLRWCRTAAWALFVGGIILLVADVGSPDGNAVFVLALGEVGALVLGVCRTTPRTTLAGWAVATEARQRLPGLAGGGLPGQHALAVALFGPEALGRADRKLATELGLLAPAVPLRPRSVDRSRRSLDTTSSGGCGGEGCGGGGCGGGGDGPDRPELIDKRRSAVAEHWPALAATPGLPRRVPASAGAADGTD from the coding sequence ATGGTGATCGCGATCGGCCATGTCGCGCTGGTGATCGTCGCAGGCGGAGGAGCTGGCCCTGCTCGACGGCGGCCCGGATCTGGCGGCACTGGTCGCGGTGGTCGCGGTGGTCGCGCTCGGCGAATCGGGAGCCGTGGGGCCGGGCGCCCCCCGGGGACCGTGATCTCCCGTCGCCCCGCGGTCGGCGCAGATCAGGATCTGCGCTGCGCCATCCACCAGGAGATCGACGCGCACGGCGAGCGCCGCATCGCCGAGCTCGGTCGGTGGCTCGCCGGCACCCCCGCGCTGGCCGCGACCCGCCAGCGGCTGTGCGAGGAGGGGCTCCTGCCCACCGTCCGGCAGAAGCGGGTGCTGCGCTGGTGCCGGACCGCCGCGTGGGCCCTGTTCGTCGGCGGGATCATCCTGCTGGTGGCGGACGTCGGCTCGCCCGACGGCAACGCCGTCTTCGTGCTGGCGCTCGGCGAGGTCGGCGCCCTCGTTCTCGGCGTCTGCCGCACGACGCCGCGGACCACCCTGGCCGGGTGGGCGGTGGCGACCGAGGCCCGGCAGCGCCTGCCCGGACTGGCCGGCGGCGGTCTGCCGGGGCAGCATGCGCTCGCGGTCGCACTGTTCGGACCGGAGGCGCTCGGCCGCGCCGACCGGAAACTGGCCACCGAGCTCGGGCTGCTCGCGCCCGCCGTCCCGCTGCGGCCCCGCAGCGTCGACCGATCGAGAAGAAGCCTGGACACCACCTCGAGTGGCGGCTGCGGCGGCGAGGGCTGTGGCGGCGGGGGCTGTGGAGGCGGGGGTGATGGCCCGGACCGTCCCGAGTTGATCGACAAGCGCCGGTCGGCGGTGGCCGAGCACTGGCCCGCGCTGGCGGCGACGCCCGGGCTTCCACGCCGGGTACCGGCCAGCGCGGGCGCGGCTGACGGGACTGACTGA
- the pheS gene encoding phenylalanine--tRNA ligase subunit alpha: MPAPGETVDPSRVHALDPDQLAAAVAAARESIRAAADLDALAAARTAHVHGAAAPLVLARRELGALPREERADAGRRHNAARAEVQAAYDTRLAELTAERDARVLREERVDVTLPVARRRRGARHPLSSLSDRLVDVFVAMGYEVAEGPEIEHDWFNFEALNMAPDHPARSEHDTLYVEPTASGRVLRTHTSPVQVRALLERPLPVYVVCPGRTYRNDTIDATHSPVFGQLEGLAVDEGITMADLRGTLEVFAQALFGSGLSTRLRPSFFPFTEPSAELDVQCFACRGEATRQPCRVCSDEGWIEIGGCGMVDPNVLRATGVDPTRYSGFAFGMGLERAAMIRHGVREIRDFVDGDVRFGLPFGIEV, from the coding sequence GTGCCCGCCCCTGGAGAGACTGTCGACCCGTCCCGGGTCCACGCCCTCGACCCCGACCAGCTCGCCGCGGCCGTCGCCGCGGCCCGGGAGTCGATCCGCGCCGCCGCCGACCTCGACGCGCTGGCCGCCGCCCGCACCGCCCACGTTCACGGCGCCGCCGCCCCGCTGGTGCTGGCCCGCCGGGAGCTCGGCGCGCTGCCGCGCGAGGAGCGCGCCGACGCCGGCCGCCGGCACAACGCCGCCCGCGCCGAGGTCCAGGCCGCCTACGACACGCGCCTGGCCGAGCTGACCGCCGAACGCGACGCCCGTGTGCTGCGTGAGGAGCGCGTCGACGTCACCCTGCCCGTGGCGCGCCGCCGCCGCGGCGCCCGCCACCCGCTGTCCTCGCTGTCCGACCGGCTCGTCGACGTGTTCGTCGCGATGGGCTACGAGGTCGCCGAGGGACCGGAGATCGAACACGACTGGTTCAACTTCGAGGCCCTGAACATGGCCCCCGACCATCCGGCCCGCAGCGAGCACGACACCCTCTACGTCGAGCCCACCGCCTCCGGCCGGGTGCTGCGCACCCACACGTCGCCGGTACAGGTCCGGGCCCTGCTCGAGCGGCCGCTGCCGGTGTACGTCGTGTGCCCGGGGCGGACGTACCGCAACGACACGATCGACGCCACCCACTCGCCGGTGTTCGGCCAGCTCGAAGGGCTCGCCGTCGACGAGGGCATCACCATGGCCGACCTGCGCGGCACCCTGGAGGTCTTCGCCCAGGCGCTGTTCGGCTCCGGGTTGTCGACGCGGCTGCGGCCGTCGTTCTTCCCGTTCACCGAGCCGTCCGCCGAGCTGGACGTGCAGTGCTTCGCCTGCCGCGGCGAGGCGACCCGCCAGCCCTGCCGGGTCTGCTCGGACGAGGGCTGGATCGAGATCGGCGGCTGCGGCATGGTCGATCCGAACGTGCTGCGGGCCACCGGGGTCGACCCGACCCGCTACAGCGGCTTCGCCTTCGGGATGGGCCTGGAACGGGCCGCGATGATCAGGCATGGCGTCCGGGAGATCCGCGACTTCGTCGACGGTGACGTCCGGTTCGGCCTCCCGTTCGGAATCGAGGTCTGA
- the argB gene encoding acetylglutamate kinase gives MTDTAPTDITTATDITTATGAATGTGRGPAATARGHAALAKTQVLIEALPWLSRFQGATIVIKYGGNAMTEPALRAAFAADIVFLRYSGLRVVVVHGGGPQITAHLARLGVESTFVGGLRVTTPETMDVVRMVLLGQVNRDVVGLVNDHGPFAVGLSGEDANLFTARRRPAIVDGQEVDVGLVGDIVEVRAETVDALLDSGKVPVVASVARGIDGGVYNVNADTAAAELAVALGATKLVVLTDVEGLYADWPTSDEVLSELSITELEQLLPTLAAGMIPKMEACRRAVRGGVPQAHVLDGRVPHAVLLEIFTDDGIGTLITPDRDTANRVAPAAPTAYSGGRP, from the coding sequence ATGACCGACACCGCCCCCACTGACATCACCACCGCCACCGACATAACCACCGCCACCGGCGCCGCCACCGGCACCGGCCGGGGACCGGCGGCGACCGCGCGCGGGCATGCGGCGCTGGCCAAGACGCAGGTCCTCATCGAGGCGCTGCCGTGGCTGTCCCGCTTCCAGGGCGCCACGATCGTCATCAAGTACGGCGGCAACGCGATGACCGAGCCCGCGCTGCGTGCCGCGTTCGCCGCCGACATCGTCTTCCTGCGCTACTCGGGGCTGCGGGTGGTCGTCGTCCACGGCGGCGGGCCGCAGATCACCGCGCACCTGGCGCGCCTCGGCGTCGAGTCGACGTTCGTCGGCGGCCTGCGGGTCACCACGCCGGAGACCATGGACGTCGTGCGGATGGTGCTGCTCGGCCAGGTCAACCGGGACGTCGTCGGCCTGGTCAACGACCACGGCCCGTTCGCCGTCGGCCTGTCGGGCGAGGACGCGAACCTGTTCACCGCGCGCCGGCGCCCCGCGATCGTCGACGGGCAGGAGGTCGACGTCGGCCTCGTCGGCGACATCGTCGAGGTCCGCGCCGAGACGGTCGACGCCCTGCTCGACTCCGGCAAGGTGCCCGTCGTCGCCTCCGTCGCCCGCGGGATCGACGGCGGCGTCTACAACGTCAACGCCGACACGGCCGCCGCCGAGCTCGCCGTCGCCCTCGGCGCCACCAAGCTCGTCGTCCTGACCGACGTCGAGGGGCTGTACGCGGACTGGCCGACCAGCGACGAGGTGCTCAGCGAGCTGAGCATCACAGAGCTCGAACAGCTCCTGCCGACGCTGGCGGCCGGCATGATTCCGAAGATGGAGGCGTGCCGGCGGGCGGTGCGCGGCGGCGTTCCGCAGGCGCACGTGCTCGACGGTCGGGTGCCGCACGCCGTCCTGCTGGAGATCTTCACCGACGACGGCATCGGCACCCTGATCACCCCGGACCGTGACACCGCCAACCGCGTTGCACCCGCCGCACCCACCGCCTACTCCGGAGGAAGGCCATGA
- the argF gene encoding ornithine carbamoyltransferase: MTARHFLLDTDLTSAEQAGILDVADQLKARRRDPGPADRPLAGRSVALLFEKPSTRTRLSFDVGVAELGGHPIVIDATTSHLGRGETIEDTAAVLSRYVDAIVVRTFAQQRLERLAAAASVPVVNALSDHAHPCQALADLQTIRERRGRLAGLTLTYLGDGNNVAHSLLLAGALAGMRVHVASPPGYEPFEQVVRHANEIGATTGGEALVMHDALEAAAGADVLYTDVWASMGQEDESDSRSLVFQPYRLDEKAVEAARPDVLVMHCLPAHRDLEIAASVLDGPHSVVFDQAENRLHAQKALLSLLLAPPSTGAGTAAGEGTSAGEGTAAGEGTSAGEGTVR, translated from the coding sequence ATGACGGCCCGACACTTCCTCCTCGACACCGACCTGACCTCCGCGGAGCAGGCCGGAATTCTCGACGTCGCCGACCAGCTCAAGGCCCGCCGCCGCGATCCCGGGCCGGCGGACCGTCCCCTCGCCGGGCGGTCGGTGGCCCTGCTGTTCGAGAAGCCCTCCACCCGCACCCGCCTGTCGTTCGACGTCGGCGTCGCCGAGCTCGGCGGCCATCCGATCGTCATCGACGCGACGACCAGTCACCTCGGCCGCGGCGAGACGATCGAGGACACCGCCGCGGTGCTCAGTCGGTACGTCGACGCGATCGTCGTGCGCACCTTCGCCCAGCAGCGCCTCGAGCGGCTCGCGGCCGCGGCGAGCGTGCCGGTCGTCAACGCGCTGTCCGACCATGCCCATCCCTGCCAGGCGCTGGCCGACCTGCAGACGATCCGGGAGCGCCGCGGCCGGCTCGCCGGGCTCACCCTGACCTACCTCGGCGACGGCAACAACGTGGCGCATTCGCTGCTGCTCGCCGGGGCGCTCGCGGGGATGCGGGTGCACGTGGCCTCCCCGCCCGGCTACGAGCCGTTCGAGCAGGTCGTCCGGCACGCCAACGAGATCGGCGCGACCACCGGCGGCGAGGCGCTCGTTATGCACGACGCGCTGGAGGCGGCCGCCGGCGCCGACGTGCTCTACACCGACGTCTGGGCGTCGATGGGCCAGGAGGACGAGTCGGACAGCCGCTCGCTGGTGTTCCAGCCCTACCGCCTCGACGAGAAGGCCGTCGAGGCCGCCCGGCCGGACGTGCTGGTCATGCACTGCCTGCCGGCGCACCGGGACCTGGAGATCGCCGCGTCGGTGCTCGACGGGCCGCACTCGGTCGTGTTCGACCAGGCCGAGAACCGGCTGCACGCGCAGAAGGCCCTGCTCTCGCTGCTGCTCGCGCCGCCGTCGACGGGGGCGGGCACGGCCGCCGGCGAGGGCACGTCCGCCGGGGAGGGCACGGCCGCCGGCGAGGGCACGTCCGCGGGGGAGGGCACGGTCCGATGA